In the Chroococcidiopsis sp. SAG 2025 genome, one interval contains:
- a CDS encoding LLM class flavin-dependent oxidoreductase: protein MFYFSSDENGGDAAAKYRLLTEGAKFGDTNGFKAVWTPERHFHAFGGLFPNPAVTSAAIAATTKQIQIRAGSCVSPLHSSVRIAEDWSIVDNLSGGRVGISFAAGWQPNDFVLRPETFENRKEIMFQQIEEVRSLWRGESVTYPNGKGEAVAVQTLPRPIQTELPVWITAAGNPDTFRMAGAKGFHILTHLLGQSLEELAEKIALYRQAWAENGHSGQGTVTLMLHTFVGQSDDAVREIVRQPMRQYLATSLDLIKQAAWAFPTFKQKTTNDKGQFAISHLSERDMDEVLDFSFERYFETSGLFGTVETCLQIVDRIKGIDVDEIACLIDYGIDTDLVLSQLPLLDRVKVQSNLPMTETPTQNNSMAGLIERHQVTHLQCTPSMANTVHLRLRCAEDKENRRIGSRGGGSMSWLF from the coding sequence TTGTTTTATTTCTCTAGTGATGAGAATGGTGGAGATGCTGCCGCTAAATATCGCCTATTAACTGAAGGCGCTAAGTTTGGCGATACGAACGGATTTAAAGCCGTCTGGACTCCAGAACGGCACTTCCATGCCTTCGGGGGGCTATTTCCCAACCCTGCCGTTACCAGTGCGGCGATCGCGGCAACGACGAAACAGATCCAGATTCGGGCGGGTAGCTGTGTTTCTCCACTGCATAGCTCGGTACGAATTGCCGAAGATTGGTCTATTGTGGATAATTTGTCAGGCGGTCGGGTGGGGATTTCCTTCGCCGCGGGCTGGCAACCAAATGATTTTGTCCTACGCCCGGAAACCTTTGAGAATCGTAAGGAAATTATGTTCCAGCAGATTGAGGAGGTGCGATCGCTCTGGCGTGGGGAATCTGTAACTTATCCGAATGGAAAAGGTGAAGCCGTAGCTGTTCAAACGCTACCACGTCCGATTCAAACCGAACTTCCAGTCTGGATTACTGCCGCAGGCAATCCAGACACATTTCGCATGGCAGGTGCTAAAGGTTTTCACATTCTGACTCATTTATTGGGGCAGAGCCTAGAAGAATTAGCAGAAAAAATTGCCCTTTACCGACAAGCATGGGCAGAAAACGGACATTCCGGTCAGGGGACTGTAACCTTGATGCTCCACACCTTTGTAGGTCAGAGCGATGATGCCGTCCGCGAAATTGTGCGTCAACCGATGCGGCAATATCTCGCCACTTCTCTCGATTTAATCAAGCAAGCTGCATGGGCTTTTCCCACTTTCAAGCAGAAAACCACGAACGATAAAGGACAATTTGCTATATCCCACTTATCCGAGCGAGATATGGATGAGGTGCTGGATTTCTCCTTTGAACGATACTTTGAAACCAGTGGTTTGTTCGGGACTGTAGAAACTTGTTTGCAGATAGTCGATCGCATCAAAGGTATTGACGTGGATGAAATTGCCTGTTTAATTGACTACGGCATCGACACCGATCTGGTCTTGTCCCAACTACCGCTACTCGATCGCGTGAAGGTACAGTCCAATCTGCCTATGACTGAAACCCCAACACAGAACAATTCTATGGCGGGACTGATCGAGCGCCATCAAGTGACACACCTGCAATGCACTCCCTCAATGGCCAATACGGTTCATTTAAGGCTACGCTGTGCTGAGGATAAAGAAAATAGGAGGATTGGTTCGAGAGGGGGTGGCTCGATGTCTTGGCTTTTTTGA
- a CDS encoding amino acid adenylation domain-containing protein: MPVVFTTIPADETGQSTYATVQAEALGEVIFAINQTSQVWLDNHVFEHNGALYCHWDTVEELFPEGLSQNLLNAFIQLLHLLGTDENLWQQSWSEVMRRVIVATGQQLVAAGDEQPMPEILLHDLIAAQVPQRPNRPAVITTQKTLTYQELYSLANRWGRHLRNLGAQPNQPIAIVMEKGWEQVVAALGILHAGAAYLPIDATVGKERLDYLLENGKAEIVLTQSWLDDRLEWSDRVQRLCVDRENLENIDDRPLEPIQTPDDLAFVLYTSGSTGLPKGVMIRHRGLVNAVVSTQKQFEINSGDCILGLTALHHDMSIFDLFGVLGAGGTLIIPDASGRRDPSHWSDLCMKHQITLWNSVPAMMDMFLEYAGERTDVIPSTLRLAFLGGDWIPLTIPKRLEALVEGAKVVSVGGPTETTLWNIWYPIEEFDPNWKSIPYGRPISNTRYYILNDALVECPAWVSGEMCVAGVGVAKGYWHDPEKTNAKFILHPRTGERIYRTGDMGRFRPDGTIEFMGRVDFQVKINSQRIELGEIESTLQQHAGVNSAIATTYDQKGKKLLELIYKVKIKQLVVSASAVP; the protein is encoded by the coding sequence ATGCCAGTTGTATTTACTACAATTCCAGCAGATGAAACCGGACAAAGTACCTATGCTACAGTGCAAGCAGAGGCTCTGGGTGAGGTGATATTTGCAATTAACCAAACTTCTCAAGTGTGGTTAGACAACCACGTTTTTGAGCATAATGGTGCGCTTTATTGCCACTGGGATACCGTGGAAGAACTTTTTCCTGAAGGACTATCCCAAAATCTCTTAAATGCTTTTATCCAATTGCTCCATCTGTTAGGTACTGATGAAAATCTCTGGCAGCAGAGTTGGTCGGAAGTCATGCGGCGGGTGATAGTGGCGACAGGTCAGCAGTTGGTAGCTGCCGGGGACGAGCAGCCAATGCCGGAAATCTTGCTTCACGATCTGATTGCGGCTCAAGTGCCTCAGCGTCCGAATCGACCTGCAGTCATTACGACTCAGAAAACCTTAACCTATCAAGAATTGTATTCCTTGGCAAACCGTTGGGGACGGCATTTGCGGAATTTAGGAGCGCAACCAAACCAACCGATCGCGATCGTGATGGAAAAGGGTTGGGAGCAAGTGGTAGCTGCTCTGGGCATATTACACGCTGGTGCTGCTTACCTTCCGATTGATGCCACAGTCGGGAAAGAACGGCTTGACTACCTGCTGGAGAATGGTAAAGCTGAAATTGTCCTGACTCAATCTTGGTTAGACGATCGCTTGGAGTGGTCCGATCGGGTGCAGCGCCTCTGCGTCGATCGCGAAAACTTGGAAAATATTGACGATCGCCCTTTAGAACCGATTCAAACACCTGACGATCTCGCCTTTGTCCTCTACACCTCGGGTTCTACTGGCTTGCCGAAAGGCGTAATGATTCGCCATCGCGGGCTAGTGAATGCTGTTGTTAGCACTCAAAAGCAATTTGAGATTAATTCTGGCGATTGTATTCTAGGATTGACAGCCCTGCATCACGATATGTCTATCTTCGACCTATTTGGCGTGTTGGGTGCTGGAGGAACCTTAATTATCCCCGATGCCAGCGGACGACGCGACCCGTCCCATTGGTCGGATCTGTGCATGAAGCATCAGATTACGCTCTGGAATTCGGTTCCGGCAATGATGGATATGTTTTTGGAATATGCAGGCGAGCGCACGGATGTCATTCCATCGACATTGCGGCTGGCATTTCTAGGTGGAGATTGGATTCCGTTAACGATTCCCAAACGTCTTGAGGCGCTGGTAGAAGGAGCGAAAGTAGTCAGCGTCGGCGGTCCTACGGAAACAACGCTGTGGAATATTTGGTATCCGATTGAAGAGTTTGACCCGAACTGGAAAAGCATTCCCTACGGACGACCAATTTCCAATACTCGCTACTACATTCTCAACGATGCTTTGGTAGAATGTCCCGCTTGGGTGTCGGGGGAGATGTGCGTTGCTGGCGTCGGAGTTGCCAAAGGTTACTGGCACGATCCAGAGAAAACCAACGCCAAATTTATTTTGCATCCCCGTACTGGCGAACGAATTTATCGAACTGGGGATATGGGACGCTTCCGCCCCGACGGGACGATTGAGTTTATGGGACGGGTCGATTTTCAAGTTAAAATCAACAGTCAGCGGATCGAGCTAGGGGAAATCGAGTCAACTTTACAACAACACGCAGGTGTTAATTCGGCGATCGCGACGACTTACGACCAGAAAGGCAAAAAGCTTTTAGAGCTGATTTATAAAGTAAAAATCAAGCAGCTAGTCGTCTCAGCATCAGCCGTACCATAG
- a CDS encoding DUF362 domain-containing protein, producing MFYKFFTLKQNRRRILQLTGMAIGAAIFPPTFHAVKTSLIATKAKYADAKKITPLLPSTEIGKVVLVYSEHRVNGTRRALDLLQPDGIKGKRIFLKPNYNTADPAPAATDTKMLEALVQELQNAGAGQISIGDRSGMAQTQQAMEAKGVFKLADRYGLNAIVLDELSVKDWQYFSAEGTHWQQGFAFARPILDAEAVVNMCCLKTHGGARYTLSLKNTVGMVAKYVPGDRFNYMNDLHTSKYMQLMIAEINSVYQPSLVLMDGVEAFVKGGPEAGDKVAANVILAGIDRVAVDVVALGILRSLGTTPEVAQGSIWNLEQIRRAIELGLGAANSEQIELITADTASQKIADRIRPYIMT from the coding sequence ATGTTCTACAAATTCTTTACCCTCAAGCAGAACAGGCGGAGGATTCTGCAATTAACTGGAATGGCAATTGGAGCAGCAATATTTCCTCCAACTTTTCATGCTGTCAAAACATCATTAATAGCTACTAAAGCCAAGTATGCAGATGCAAAGAAAATTACACCATTATTGCCATCAACTGAAATTGGTAAAGTTGTCCTCGTATATAGCGAACATAGAGTAAACGGAACACGCCGCGCTCTCGATCTGTTGCAACCAGATGGTATAAAAGGAAAGCGCATTTTCCTAAAACCCAACTATAACACCGCAGATCCCGCTCCAGCCGCGACAGATACCAAAATGCTAGAAGCTCTGGTGCAGGAATTACAAAATGCTGGAGCAGGACAAATTAGCATCGGCGATCGCTCTGGTATGGCTCAGACGCAGCAGGCGATGGAAGCTAAAGGAGTGTTTAAATTGGCAGATCGCTACGGACTTAATGCAATTGTCTTAGACGAGTTGAGTGTTAAAGATTGGCAGTATTTCTCTGCTGAGGGAACTCACTGGCAACAAGGTTTTGCCTTTGCTCGTCCGATTCTAGATGCAGAAGCAGTTGTAAATATGTGTTGCCTAAAAACTCACGGTGGCGCTCGCTATACTCTTTCACTTAAAAATACTGTGGGTATGGTAGCAAAGTACGTTCCTGGCGATCGCTTCAACTATATGAACGATTTGCATACATCAAAATATATGCAGTTGATGATTGCAGAAATAAACTCTGTTTACCAACCCAGTCTTGTCTTAATGGATGGGGTTGAAGCCTTTGTCAAAGGGGGACCTGAAGCTGGCGATAAAGTCGCCGCAAATGTGATTTTGGCTGGCATAGATCGGGTTGCAGTTGATGTCGTTGCTTTAGGAATATTGCGATCGCTCGGGACAACGCCAGAAGTAGCTCAAGGCTCAATTTGGAATTTAGAACAAATTCGTAGAGCTATAGAATTAGGCTTAGGAGCCGCTAATTCAGAGCAGATTGAATTAATTACAGCCGACACAGCTAGTCAAAAAATTGCTGATAGAATTCGTCCATATATTATGACTTAA
- a CDS encoding IS5 family transposase (programmed frameshift) — protein MSRKAYKSDLTDREWQIIEPLIPPVRPGGHPRTVDMREVVNAIFYLLKTGCAWEMLPHDFPPYSTVYYYFRRWQKRGIWQQINLALREQVRMKLGKSHQATAAIVDSQSVKTTRKKGEVSGFDGGKLVKGRKRHVVVDPQGLLMGVVITEANASERLGAIVALLEECYNSKSLELIWADSGYSGENFAQAVMVVCGAEVEIVKRITDGFEVLPRRWVVERTFGWLGRYRRLSKDYELLPEISESMVYAAMVRLMLRRLAA, from the exons ATGAGTAGAAAAGCTTACAAAAGTGATTTAACCGATCGAGAATGGCAAATCATTGAACCATTAATTCCACCTGTAAGACCAGGAGGACATCCACGTACTGTGGATATGCGTGAGGTAGTAAATGCCATCTTTTATTTGCTGAAAACTGGCTGTGCTTGGGAGATGCTACCACATGACTTCCCACCCTATTCAACGGTTTATTATTACTTTCGGCGTTGGCAAAAACGAGGAATTTGGCAGCAGATAAATCTTGCCTTACGTGAACAAGTACGGATGAAGCTGGGCAAATCTCATCAAGCTACTGCTGCAATTGTGGATAGCCAGTCCGTAAAAACGAC ACGGAAAAAAGGGGAAGTATCCGGCTTTGATGGCGGCAAGCTAGTTAAAGGTCGCAAACGCCATGTCGTAGTAGATCCTCAAGGACTACTAATGGGTGTAGTAATCACCGAAGCTAATGCTTCAGAACGATTAGGAGCAATAGTGGCATTGCTAGAAGAGTGCTATAACTCTAAGTCTTTAGAGCTAATTTGGGCAGATAGTGGCTACAGTGGAGAGAATTTTGCACAAGCTGTAATGGTAGTCTGCGGTGCAGAAGTAGAAATAGTTAAGCGGATTACAGATGGGTTTGAAGTTTTGCCCAGAAGATGGGTAGTTGAACGAACTTTTGGCTGGCTAGGACGCTATCGACGACTAAGTAAGGATTATGAACTCCTACCGGAAATAAGTGAATCTATGGTCTACGCTGCTATGGTACGGCTGATGCTGAGACGACTAGCTGCTTGA
- a CDS encoding condensation domain-containing protein, producing the protein MTEIISQKLNSQAHVDKLQSLSPERKALLAQLIREKKVGVKQERQPQRAVFNLPTITAAPDERFQPFPLTGLQQAYWVGRSGEVEMGQVASHSYVELEGNFDLERLTQAWQRLIDRHDMMRAIVLPDGTQQVLENLPPYQFRMLDLRGQSVETVNAQLQDVRDRMSHQILPSHKYPLFDIQATLLDDGRTRIHVSLDALIFDGWSIAITYKEWATLYHNPETQLVGL; encoded by the coding sequence ATGACTGAAATTATAAGCCAAAAGTTAAATTCCCAAGCGCACGTTGACAAACTCCAATCTCTTTCACCCGAACGAAAAGCTTTGCTAGCTCAGTTAATTCGCGAGAAAAAGGTAGGTGTCAAACAAGAGCGGCAACCGCAGCGAGCAGTATTTAACCTACCAACGATTACTGCTGCCCCTGACGAACGATTTCAACCCTTTCCATTAACTGGATTGCAACAAGCTTACTGGGTTGGGCGCAGTGGTGAAGTGGAAATGGGACAGGTTGCCAGTCACAGCTATGTGGAATTGGAAGGCAACTTCGATCTGGAACGCTTGACTCAAGCTTGGCAACGATTAATAGATCGTCATGACATGATGCGAGCGATCGTTCTGCCGGATGGAACTCAACAGGTACTAGAAAATCTTCCACCCTATCAGTTTCGAATGCTCGATTTACGCGGACAGAGTGTAGAAACAGTCAACGCTCAGTTACAAGACGTGCGCGATCGGATGTCGCATCAAATTCTTCCCAGCCATAAGTATCCTTTATTTGATATTCAAGCAACTTTACTAGACGATGGGCGAACTCGGATTCACGTTAGTTTAGATGCTTTGATCTTTGATGGGTGGAGTATTGCAATTACTTATAAAGAATGGGCAACTCTCTACCACAATCCTGAAACTCAACTAGTGGGACTTTAA
- a CDS encoding IS701 family transposase, protein MKDQVPAAMPQCFENWCRRFDDVFSRQKQRQEFRVYLGGLLGESQRKNLSQLVTNTVDGSYNSLRHFLNNAPWDEVKLNNRRLEVMHQCRQTTPSQGFTLIVDDSGHRKSGAATDGVGRQYIGEIGKTDNGIVLLTTYLYDGVRRLPLDVALYQHASLFEQGKADPNFQKKPDLALDLVDQCLKRGYRPGVTVIDAGYGNNTPFLKQLESRNLTYVAAIAKNRQVTAQTSGDESARKQGLEAIAQTLAVEQFTPVQLNLEQPRTVWVALLPVHVPKLEGTRWLAIQLNASSFEQATEVDYFLTNASDNQVSAAWVAQTYSARNWVEVFYREAKGWLGLSEYQVRDALSMKRHWVLVFIAYTFILWHQLTGGFRRRWATKPLQTFAEALEAFRTAVEFRLVRWLNEHVDVFASHRAKFGYIWA, encoded by the coding sequence GTGAAAGATCAAGTACCAGCAGCGATGCCGCAGTGCTTTGAGAACTGGTGTCGTCGGTTTGATGATGTATTTTCGCGTCAGAAGCAGCGGCAGGAATTTCGTGTTTATCTAGGGGGACTGCTGGGTGAGAGTCAGCGCAAAAACCTGAGCCAACTGGTCACAAATACAGTAGATGGCTCCTACAACAGCCTCAGACATTTTCTCAACAATGCCCCTTGGGATGAAGTCAAGCTAAATAATCGGCGGTTGGAGGTGATGCACCAGTGTCGCCAGACGACCCCGAGTCAAGGTTTCACATTGATTGTAGATGATTCGGGACATCGCAAAAGTGGTGCGGCTACTGATGGGGTAGGACGGCAGTACATTGGGGAGATTGGCAAGACTGACAATGGTATTGTGCTGCTGACTACCTACTTGTATGATGGAGTGCGACGTCTGCCGTTAGATGTTGCACTCTATCAACACGCAAGTTTATTCGAGCAAGGCAAGGCAGACCCCAACTTCCAGAAAAAACCTGACCTGGCTCTAGACTTGGTTGACCAATGCTTGAAGCGCGGTTATCGACCGGGTGTGACTGTAATTGATGCAGGCTACGGTAATAACACGCCTTTTCTCAAGCAGTTGGAGTCGAGAAACCTAACTTACGTGGCAGCAATCGCCAAAAACCGCCAAGTTACTGCTCAAACATCAGGTGATGAGTCTGCTCGTAAGCAGGGATTAGAAGCTATTGCTCAAACCTTGGCAGTGGAGCAGTTCACACCTGTGCAACTCAATCTGGAGCAGCCCCGGACAGTTTGGGTGGCGCTGTTACCAGTTCACGTTCCGAAGCTCGAAGGCACTCGCTGGCTGGCGATTCAACTCAATGCCTCTAGTTTCGAGCAAGCGACGGAGGTGGATTACTTTCTCACCAATGCCTCTGACAACCAAGTCAGTGCGGCTTGGGTAGCTCAAACATATTCTGCTCGCAACTGGGTGGAGGTCTTCTATCGAGAAGCCAAGGGCTGGTTGGGTTTGAGTGAGTATCAAGTTCGGGATGCTCTGAGTATGAAGCGTCATTGGGTTTTAGTGTTCATCGCTTACACCTTCATCCTTTGGCATCAGTTGACCGGCGGATTCCGCAGACGTTGGGCAACCAAACCCTTACAAACCTTTGCCGAAGCATTGGAGGCATTCCGCACCGCAGTCGAGTTTCGTTTGGTCCGCTGGCTTAATGAGCATGTTGATGTATTTGCCTCTCACAGAGCTAAGTTCGGCTATATTTGGGCTTAG
- a CDS encoding IS4 family transposase codes for MEQAIAKTKVCEQRKRSLPAQLVICLVIAMSLWSRDSMRDVLKNLIDGLSEAWVKVGKYWRVFCKSAITQARQRLSPRVMSQLFHQLVRPMASTDTKGAFLNGLRIVVIDRTCFDLPDSDENARVFGRPSSRPGTQAAFPKLRLVILVEAGTHLIFDALMCPYRIGERVRALRLLRSVSSGMLLMWDRGLHSYAMVQATVTTGSDYLGRIPANVKFLCEEPLADGSYLSWIYPPAKFRSKACQPIQVRVIEYTIGNTDNPEEQLRYRLITSLLELEKFPAQLLAIEYHQRWEVENTIDELKVHLSGRKTHIRSQKPREVVQEVYGWLLGHWAVRLLMFQAAKSAGITPLRLSFTGTLRVIRRAIPKFQRLQSQELPFF; via the coding sequence ATCGAGCAAGCGATCGCTAAAACTAAAGTTTGTGAACAACGTAAACGCTCGTTACCAGCACAATTGGTAATTTGTTTGGTAATTGCGATGAGTCTGTGGTCACGAGATTCGATGAGAGATGTGCTGAAAAACTTAATTGATGGGCTGAGCGAAGCATGGGTGAAAGTGGGGAAATACTGGCGAGTTTTTTGTAAATCAGCAATAACGCAAGCCCGACAACGATTAAGTCCAAGGGTGATGAGTCAATTGTTCCATCAACTGGTGCGACCAATGGCTAGCACCGATACCAAAGGAGCATTTCTCAATGGATTGCGAATTGTGGTAATTGATCGGACTTGCTTCGATCTGCCAGACAGCGATGAAAATGCGAGAGTTTTTGGTCGTCCGAGCAGCCGTCCTGGCACACAAGCCGCATTTCCCAAACTGCGATTAGTCATTTTGGTAGAAGCAGGAACACATTTAATCTTTGATGCATTGATGTGTCCATATCGAATAGGAGAACGAGTGCGGGCATTAAGATTATTACGCTCCGTGAGTTCAGGGATGTTGTTGATGTGGGACAGAGGGTTACATTCTTATGCAATGGTGCAAGCAACTGTCACAACTGGTAGCGATTATTTAGGAAGAATTCCCGCAAATGTCAAGTTTTTGTGCGAAGAACCACTGGCGGATGGTTCTTATCTGAGTTGGATTTATCCACCTGCTAAATTCCGCTCAAAAGCTTGCCAGCCCATACAAGTCCGAGTGATTGAATACACAATTGGTAATACCGACAACCCAGAGGAACAACTAAGATATCGCTTAATTACCAGCTTATTGGAATTGGAGAAATTTCCGGCTCAACTACTGGCGATTGAATATCATCAACGCTGGGAAGTAGAAAATACTATTGATGAACTCAAAGTACATTTATCAGGACGAAAAACTCATATTCGCTCTCAAAAACCGCGTGAAGTTGTGCAGGAAGTTTACGGGTGGTTGTTAGGACACTGGGCTGTGCGGTTATTGATGTTTCAAGCTGCAAAGAGCGCGGGTATCACTCCTTTGCGTCTGAGTTTCACTGGGACATTGCGAGTTATTCGTCGTGCTATCCCGAAATTTCAACGCTTGCAATCACAAGAACTCCCCTTTTTTTAA
- a CDS encoding non-ribosomal peptide synthetase yields the protein MTRGYLNRPELTQERFIPHPFSQNPTDRLYRTGDLVRYRRDGNVEFLGRIDFQVKVRGYRIELGEIETILSRHEAVREAAIVVREDVPGDKRLVAYVLPQPGQQPANSQLREYLLARLPEYMVPSNFVVLEAFPLTPNNKVDRKALPVPTTVQLDRAIEQTAPQNQVEQTLMAIWQNLLQVSEIGMGDNFFSLGGNSLIAVSLMGTIRSTFSVDLPLINLFQFPTVGGMARQIEQAQAMQVNLDDMEDTIAYLAQLSDREVMALLK from the coding sequence GTGACTCGCGGTTATCTGAACCGACCGGAGTTAACTCAAGAGCGGTTTATTCCCCATCCGTTCAGTCAAAATCCGACAGACCGTCTCTACCGCACGGGAGATTTGGTACGCTACCGCAGGGATGGGAACGTAGAATTCCTCGGTCGCATCGACTTTCAAGTCAAGGTGCGGGGCTATCGCATCGAACTAGGCGAAATTGAGACAATTTTAAGTCGCCACGAGGCAGTTCGAGAAGCAGCGATCGTAGTTCGCGAAGATGTACCGGGTGACAAGCGCCTAGTTGCCTACGTATTACCACAGCCAGGACAACAGCCTGCTAACTCACAGTTGCGAGAATACTTACTCGCTCGATTGCCCGAATACATGGTTCCCTCCAACTTTGTCGTGTTAGAGGCTTTTCCCCTCACACCAAACAATAAGGTCGATCGCAAGGCACTGCCTGTGCCGACGACGGTGCAGTTGGATAGGGCGATCGAGCAGACAGCACCTCAAAATCAGGTTGAGCAAACTCTAATGGCGATTTGGCAAAACTTACTTCAGGTGTCTGAAATTGGTATGGGAGATAACTTCTTCAGTTTGGGAGGAAACTCCTTGATCGCCGTGTCATTGATGGGGACGATCCGCTCGACGTTTAGCGTTGACTTACCGCTAATTAATTTATTTCAATTTCCGACTGTCGGTGGTATGGCTCGACAGATCGAACAAGCTCAAGCTATGCAAGTCAATCTAGATGACATGGAAGACACGATCGCGTATTTGGCGCAATTGTCTGATCGAGAAGTGATGGCGCTGCTGAAATAA
- a CDS encoding condensation domain-containing protein produces MLHLSYKVPLESLEISFRDYVLAERTLVNSEEYRRSQDYWHKRVNSLLLGPDLPLAKQPSALTSGRFVRREGVVEAPIWQRVKAQATKLGITAPGILAAAYAEVLMLWNKERHFCINVPSFNRLPLHSQVNRLIGESASFTVLEVDNTGDASFAE; encoded by the coding sequence TTGCTCCATCTTTCTTACAAAGTCCCACTAGAGTCTTTAGAAATTAGCTTCCGCGATTATGTCTTGGCAGAGCGAACGCTCGTCAATTCTGAAGAGTATCGGCGATCGCAGGATTACTGGCACAAACGAGTTAACTCTTTACTTTTGGGACCAGATTTGCCCCTCGCCAAACAGCCGTCTGCCCTCACGAGTGGCAGGTTTGTGCGTCGAGAAGGGGTAGTAGAAGCTCCGATTTGGCAACGAGTTAAGGCGCAAGCAACCAAATTAGGAATTACTGCACCAGGCATTTTGGCAGCAGCATACGCTGAAGTTCTGATGTTGTGGAATAAAGAACGACATTTCTGCATTAACGTACCAAGTTTCAATCGCCTGCCTCTCCACTCGCAGGTAAACCGCTTGATTGGAGAATCTGCCTCATTTACCGTCCTAGAAGTTGACAATACGGGAGATGCTTCCTTTGCCGAGTGA